In Exiguobacterium sp. 9-2, the genomic window TTCAATCGTCGTCGTTCCGTTTGCATTTAGTGGGAACTGTCCACTCTGAACAGTATGTCCGGCTTCACGGGCTTCCTGTTCCGTCATCCCGACCGAAGCAATCGGAGGAAACGTTCGCAGAACGGTAGGATAATACGGTGTCGTCGGATCGACGTCTTGACCGGACAAGTGAGCTGCTGTCCGCTTCGCTTCGTGAATCGCACGAGTGGCGAACTGTGGACCCGGTGTGACATCACCGATCGCGTAAATATGCGGTTGATTCGTTTGTCCGTATGCGTCGACGGTGATCGTCCCGTCTTCTGCAAGCGTCACACCGATCCGTTCGAGACCGAGCGTCAAACTGTTCGGAATCCGGGAAAGGGATTGGAACAGATAGGTGCCCTGATAGGTGACTTCTTCACCGTTTTTCATGACCGTGACGGTCGCGTCCATTGAAGCATCGATCCGTGTCACGACATCCGGCACGAGACGGATTTTTTGTTTTTTGAATGTCCGCTTCAGTTCCTTTTCAAGGCTTGGCTCGAGTGATAAGCGATCCGCAAACAACGTCACCTCTGTACCGAGCGCATGGAAACAGGCTGCGGCTTCAAGTGCTAATGTGTCGGAGCCAATGATCAATAAACTGTCTGGTAACTGCTCGAGTTGATAAAGCTGTTCGGCATTCAGTCGGCACGATTCCTCGTGCTGGATGCTGTGACTACCGGTCGCGATGATGACAT contains:
- a CDS encoding dihydrolipoyl dehydrogenase family protein is translated as MVVGELTQERDLLIIGGGPAGYTAAIRAAQGGRKVTLIEQAELGGLCLNRGCIPSKVYAHAAEEMLRLPHLEDLGFTTPTVHDFSKLNAYRNRVVQQLRQGVVALCQANQIEHISGAASFLSEDRIGVESGHQFDTYRFQDVIIATGSHSIQHEESCRLNAEQLYQLEQLPDSLLIIGSDTLALEAAACFHALGTEVTLFADRLSLEPSLEKELKRTFKKQKIRLVPDVVTRIDASMDATVTVMKNGEEVTYQGTYLFQSLSRIPNSLTLGLERIGVTLAEDGTITVDAYGQTNQPHIYAIGDVTPGPQFATRAIHEAKRTAAHLSGQDVDPTTPYYPTVLRTFPPIASVGMTEQEAREAGHTVQSGQFPLNANGTTTIEGGSGFVKVIADEQTSLILGIHMIGDDAHRLVGQFTQALELTAKREDLLFPVMAHPSRVEALTESMESLFGQSIHLPPRQQVGSRA